A window of the Trichoderma asperellum chromosome 4, complete sequence genome harbors these coding sequences:
- a CDS encoding uncharacterized protein (EggNog:ENOG41~SECRETED:SignalP(1-19)), protein MFAKTALIVLAAAAGIASALPSSEPPSRVESSPRAKRTTHYGLATVYDQEGAYGSCGQKHADSDFIAALTPTWQGSSYPPKYCGRKVFITNTGSGDGVGGKGNSVTVTVEDTCPGCPSADSIDLSRGAFSSLTNGATTGNVNIEWHFCNVNGQC, encoded by the exons ATGTTTGCTAAGACCGCCCTTATTGTTctggccgctgctgccggcatTGCCAGCGCTCTCCCAAGCTCTGAGCCTCCGTCTCGTGTTGAGTCTTCTCCCCGAGCCAAGCGAACCAC TCACTACGGTCTCGCTACCGTTTACGACCAGGAGGGCGCCTACGGATCTTGCGGCCAGAAGCACGCCGATAGCGATTTCATTGCCGCTCTTACTCCCACCTGGCAGGGCTCTTCATACCCTCCCAAGTACTGTGGCCGCAAGGTTTTCATCACCAACACTGGTAGCGGTGATGGCGTTGGTGGCAAGGGCAACAGTGTCACCGTCACTGTTGAGGATACCTGCCCTGGCTGCCCTTCCGCCGACAGCATCGATCTGTCTCGCGGAGCTTTCAGCTCACTCACTAACGGTGCTACTACCGGCAACGTCAACATTGAGTG GCACTTCTGCAACGTCAATGGCCAATGCTAA